The nucleotide sequence TGGTGCATGGAAAAGATAATTTAATAATATCAAAAAAAATAACTAATTTACTTTTTTATAAAAATATAAACAATTTTTCAGAAAATGATTTTTTAATATTATCTAAAAATATTAAATATCTTTATTTAGAAAATAAAAATATTAATTTACAAACAGTACTAATTTTAAGTAAATTTACATCTTCTAAAAATAGAGCTTCTATTTTAATAAAATCAAATTCAATATATATCAATAATGAAAGCATTTCTGATATTTCATTTACATTTGCAAAATATCATAAAAAATTCAATCATTTCACTTTATTACGTAAAGGTAAAAAAAATTTTTGTTTAATTTATTGGAAATAAAATAAACACATATTTAAAAATATTATTTATGCGTTCTAGAGGATTTGAACCTCTGACTTTCACCATGTCATAGTGACACTCTACCACTGAGTTAAGAACGCATAAAAAACACTAATTAAATAGTATCCCATTTATTTATAGAAATCAATTTTTTTGTATTTTTATTATACGTAATAAAATAAATAATGTTGAAAATACTAATCCAATATTAAATCCAATCCAAAATCCTGATGGGCCCATAGGATGGGAAGTAATCAAACTAGTAATAGATAAAATATATCCAATAGGTAAACTTATAATCCAATAAGATATAAATGTAATAAAAAAAATATATTTATTATCTTTATATCCTTTTAAAATACCAGATCCAATAATCTGAATAGAATCTAAAAATTGATAAAAAGAAGCTAACAATATTAAATGAGATGATAAATTCACAATATTTTTATTAGGATTATATAATGTGGCAATTTTTTTTCTAAAAAAAATACTTATTAAAGTAATTAAAATAGATATTATTATTCCTGTAATTTGAGAAATCCAACTAACAATCTTTGCTTTATTTGTATGACCTAAACTTAAATAAACTCCTATTAATAGAGTAGTAGCAATACTTAATGATAAAGGAAAAATAAAAATTAAAGAACTAAAATTTATAGCTATTTGATGGCTAATAATATCATCTATTTTCATAAAATATGAAATTAATAATGAAATAATACTAAATAACATAATTTCAAAAAAAACAGATAATCCAATAGGTATACCTATTTTTAAAATTTTTTTTAAAATTTTAAAATCTATATTTTTTGAAAAATTAAAAAAATTAATTTTTTTAAAATATACTGATTTAGACATCCATATTATGGTTATAATAAATAATATCCAATATATTAATACTATAGCGTAACTACATCCTAAAACTCCTAATGAGGGTATATAATTAAAACCATGTATTAGGATATAATTAATTGGAATATATAAAATTACTCCAATCCAACTTATAATCATATCTGGTATTGTTAATGATAATGATATACATATACAACGTAATATCTGTAATAATAAATATCCTGGTATACTCCAAATAATAATGTTTAAAAATTTTTTAATTTTTAAAACAAAAATTTTATTATAAAATAATAATGATATTAAAAATTTTATTTGATATAAAGCAAACATCATTATAAATGATAATATTATTACTAATAGATATGACTGCTTAATATAATTTATTATTTTTTTATTATTTTTAGAGATATATAATTTTGTAATAATAGGAATTAAAGATAAAAAAATACCATTACCAAATAATATTATTGGCAACCAAATTGATATTCCTATTGATAATACTGTTATATCAATTTTATTAAAAGAACTAGACATAATCATATTAATAATACTTATTAAAGTATAAGCTATTTGTGTTAAAATTATAGGAATAGTAATGTTAAATAATTTTTTTATTTCAATTAAATATTTTTGCACGTATAACCTTTTTAATTTTGTTTAAATTTAAAAAAAAGAGATTTTATTAAAAAAATAATATTTTACTTTTTATAAACTTTAAATTATTATTATATAAATAATTATTTTGATTTAATTATTTTTTTATTTTAAATAAAATAGAGAATTTTATGAAAATTTTTAATAAAATTAAAAAACAAATTAATAATAATCCTATTATTTTATATATGAAAGGTAATCCAATATATCCCCAGTGTGGTTTTTCTGATAAAGCTGTAAAAATTATTTCATTTTATAAAATAAAATTTACTTATGTTGATGTTTTAAAATATCCAGATATTAGAAAACATTTACCTAAATACGCTAATTGGCCAACATTTCCCCAATTATGGGTTAATAAGGAATTAATAGGAGGTTATGACATATTATATATGTTACATAATAATAATAAATTAAAAAATATTTTAAATTTTAAAAAAAAATAATTATTCAATAAAAATTAATATAAAGAAGAAGGAGGCCATCCACCCTTTTTTTTCCATTTATTAACTAATTTACAAAATAATTTAGCAGTACGATTAGTATCATATAAAGCTGAATGTGCTTGGTTGTTATCAAATGAGATACCAATTGCATGACATGACTTAGCTAAAACTGTTTGGCCTAGAATTAATCCACACATTGATGTTGTATCAAATACAACAAAAGAATGAAATGGATTATCATTTTCTAATCTTGTACGTTTTACAGCTTCCATAATAAAACTATGATCAAAAATTGCATTATGAGCTACCATAACTGCTTTTTTACATTTATTTATCTTTATATCTTGAGAAATTTTTTTAAAAATTATTTTTAAAGCTTTTTTTTCAGTTATAGCCCCCCTTAAAGAAGTATTAATATTGATTCCATTAAAAGCTAATGCTTCTGGAGAAATATTTGATCCTTTAAAAGGTAAAATATGAAAATGTAATGTTTCATTTGTTTCTAACCAACCATTGTACATTTTTAATGTTATTAAACTTATTTCTAATATAGCATTAGATTTAGAATCTAATCCTGAAGTTTCAATATCAATTACAACAGGATAAAAACCTCTAAATCTAGAGGATAATAGATCTAATTTTGATAAGTTATTCATTTTTATTCTTTAAATTTTTATTTAAAAATATTTTATATTAATATTACTTACATAAGTAAATTATACTTTTATCAAAAAAATTACAAGTATAAAATATTTTATATATGTTTATATTATAAAAAATATTAATGTAATTAATAAAATTATTTTAAATAAAAATAATTTTAGTAATTAAAGGTGATAAAATGTTAACAAAAATAATTAAATTTAAACAAAATAATTTTTCATTTTATGTAATATATTTATATAATAATCAACCTGAACTTATATTTAATGCAATTAAAGAAAAAATAAATCATTCTCCTATATTTTTTAAAAAAATATCAGTTATTATAAATATTAATTATATAAAAAATGAAATAGATTGGAAAAAAGTTTATAATGCTATTATCTCTACAGGAATTAATATAATAGGAGTAATTGGTTGTAATAATAAAAATATAATTAAAAGTATAAATAATACTGGCATACCTATTTTATTTACAAATAATAAAGATCAAAAAAAAAATCAAAATAATGATTTTAAAAAACAAAAAAAAAATGTTAATAATATAAAACAAAAATCTATTATTCAAATAATAAAAGAAAAAAATTCTTTATCATTAAATAAAAATATTATTTATAATAAAAGCAAAATTATTTATAATCCAATTAGATCTGGACAACAAATTTATGCTTATAATAGTGATTTAATTATTATAAATAATGTTAGTACAGGTGCTGAATTAATAGCAGATGGTAATATTCATATTTATGGTTTTATGAGAGGAAAAGCTTTATCAGGAGCTAATGGAGATAAAAATTGTCAAATTTTTTGTACTCAATTATTTGCAGAATTATTATCTATAGCTGGGGAATATTTACTTCAAGAACAAATCCCTAATAAATTTTTGGGAAAATCATCAAGAATATATTTAAACAATAAAGTATTAACAATAAAATCATGTAGTTAAATTTTATTTAAATTTACTATAAAAGGAAATTCTAATGCGTATAATTGTTGTTACTTCAGGTAAAGGAGGGGTAGGAAAAACTACTTCTAGTGCTGCTATAGCTACAGGATTAGCCAAATATGGTAAAAAAACTGTTGTTATTGATTTTGATATCGGATTACGTAATCTTGATTTAATCATGGGTTGTGAAAGAAGAGTAGTATATGATTTTATTAATGTTTTACAAGGAGAAGCAACATTAAATCAAGCTTTAATAAAAGATAAACAAAACAAAAATTTATATATTCTACCTGCCTCACAAACAAAAAATAAAGATGCCTTAACTTATAAGGGTGTAGAAATAATTTTTAAAAATTTACATAGAATGAATTTTGATTTTATCATTTGTGATTCACCTGCAGGTATTGAAACTGGTGCTTTAACTGCATTATATTTTGCAGATGAAGCTATTATTACGACTAATCCTGAAATTTCTTCTATTAGAGATTCTGATAGAATATTAGGTATTATTGCTTCACAATCAAAAAGAGCCAAATATGAAGAAGAACCTATTAAAGAATATTTATTATTAACACGTTATAATCCAAAAAGGGTAGACTGTGGAGATATGTTAAGTATTGATGATATTATTGAAATTTTAGGTATTCAGATAATAGGTGTTATACCAGAAGATTCTTTAGTTTTAAGAGCATCAAATCAGGGTAAAAGTATAATTTTACATAATAATTCTAATGCTTCCCTAGCATATAATGATACTGTTAGACGTTTATTAGGGGAAAAAATTCCTTTACGTTTTATAAAAAATGAAAAAAAAAGTTTTTTACAACGTTTATTTTGGAGATAATATGAATTTTATTAATTTTTTTTTATCAAAAAAAAAAAAAACTGCTAATATTGCTAAAAAAAGATTACAAATTATTATATCTGAAGAATCAAAAAAAGGATATGTATATCCTTATTATATAGTACAATTAAAACAAGAAATATTAAAAGTAATTTCTAAATATGTTGAAATTAATCCTAATATGATTAATATAGAACTAGATGATAAGAAAAAAAATATATCAAAATTAGAATTAAATATTACGTTACCAAAAACTAAAAATTCTTTTAAAAAGAAAAACAATAAATAAGAATTAAAATTTAAAATGTATTTTTAATATAATTAATAACATAATTTTTTTTAATTTTTTTTTTATTTAATAAAATATTATTAATAATATTAATAATTTCTTCTGAAAAAAGGATTTTATTTTTAATAAAAGATATTTTTAGGTTTTTATTTAAAGTTAATTTTATGTTATTTTTAATAAAATTATTAATATCTGAAATTAAACCCCATTTCCCTTTTAATAAGGAAATTTTGTTTATAATATTATTATAATTTAATAAACATTCATTATTTTTACCAATCCATAATCCTTTTTTCGTTCTTCTATATAAAGAAAAATATACAAATTCTTTATTACATTTAATAATAGTTATTATTCGCTTAATTTTTTTTATTTTCCAAGATTTTTCTGCTAAAATCATTAAATGTGATAATCCTATTTTAGGAATATTTAAAGCATAGGAAATACTTTCTATTACCGCTATTCCTATTCTTACACTTGTAAAATTACCTGGACCTAAATTATATCCTAATAAATTTATTTCAGATAATAATATATTAGTTTCATTTAAAATACTATTTACTAGAAATAGTACATATTTCATATGTAGACAAGGGCAAAATTGAATTTTTTTATAAATAATTCCATTATTTTGTAAAATTACAAAACAATATTTTGTAGATGTATCAATAGTTAAAATATTTTTATACATATATCTCTGATTTAAAAATAAATTTATTGTTTAAAATCTAAATTATGTTATAATTCTAATGTTTTAATGAACAATTCAAACTATTATATCAAATAATTATAATATATTATTTTATAAAATAATATATTTAATATTTAAATTTAGAATAAATTTAATAAATAATAATTTTATTAAAATTTTATTTATAATAAAATTATTTTATATAATTATTATAAAATATAAAATAATTCAATAATTGAAGTAAGGAATAAAACTCGTGACAACAATTGTTAGTGTAAGGAAAAATGAGGATGTAGTTATTGGTGGTGATGGACAAGCAACTCTTGGTCACATTATAATGAAAGGAAATGTAAAAAAAATTCGTAAATTATATCACAATACAGTTATTGCGGGTTTTGCTGGTGGAACTGCAGATGCTTTTACGCTTTTTGAATTATTTGAACAAAAATTAGAAGTATATCAAGGAAATTTAACTAAATCAGCAGTTGAATTAGCTAAAGATTGGAGAACAGATCGTATTTTACGTAAATTAGAAGCTTTATTAGTAATTGCAGATAAAGTTACTTCTTTAATAATTACAGGAAGTGGAGATGTTATACAACCTGAAAATAATATAGTAACTATTGGTTCTGGTGGGCCATATGCACAAGCATCAGCTCGTGCTTTATTTGAAAACACTAATCTAAATGCATATGAAATAGTAAAAAAATCTTTAAAAATAGCAGGAGATATTTGTATATATACAAATCATAATTTTACTATTGAAAAATTATCATGTAAATAAGCATAAGGAAAAAGCTAATTATGTCTGAGATGACCCCAAAAGAAATTGTTAAAGAATTAGATAAATTTATTATTGGACAAGAAAGTGCCAAAAAAGCTGTTGCTATAGCATTGAGAAATCGTTGGCGTCGTATGCAACTAGATGAGAATTTAAGACAAGAAGTTACACCTAAAAACATATTAATGATTGGACCTACAGGAGTAGGAAAAACAGAAATTGCACGTAGATTAGCTAAATTAGCTAATGCTCCATTTATAAAAGTAGAAGCTACTAAATTTACTGAAATCGGTTATGTAGGAAAAGAAGTAGATTCTATTATTCGTGATTTAACTGATGTAGCTATAAAAATGATAAGAATACAAGCATTTAATAAAAATTGCTATAGAGCAAGAGAAATGGCAGAAGAAAGAATTTTAAATGTTTTAATTCCTAATAAAAATAATTGGAATCAAGATGACAATATTGAATCCATAAAACAAAAATTAAAAGTTAAACTTAAAAATGGATTATTAGATAATCAAGAAATTGAAATTAATGTAGCTAGTACTCCTATGGGTATTGAAATTAT is from Enterobacteriaceae endosymbiont of Donacia bicoloricornis and encodes:
- the minC gene encoding septum site-determining protein MinC yields the protein MLTKIIKFKQNNFSFYVIYLYNNQPELIFNAIKEKINHSPIFFKKISVIININYIKNEIDWKKVYNAIISTGINIIGVIGCNNKNIIKSINNTGIPILFTNNKDQKKNQNNDFKKQKKNVNNIKQKSIIQIIKEKNSLSLNKNIIYNKSKIIYNPIRSGQQIYAYNSDLIIINNVSTGAELIADGNIHIYGFMRGKALSGANGDKNCQIFCTQLFAELLSIAGEYLLQEQIPNKFLGKSSRIYLNNKVLTIKSCS
- the minD gene encoding septum site-determining protein MinD produces the protein MRIIVVTSGKGGVGKTTSSAAIATGLAKYGKKTVVIDFDIGLRNLDLIMGCERRVVYDFINVLQGEATLNQALIKDKQNKNLYILPASQTKNKDALTYKGVEIIFKNLHRMNFDFIICDSPAGIETGALTALYFADEAIITTNPEISSIRDSDRILGIIASQSKRAKYEEEPIKEYLLLTRYNPKRVDCGDMLSIDDIIEILGIQIIGVIPEDSLVLRASNQGKSIILHNNSNASLAYNDTVRRLLGEKIPLRFIKNEKKSFLQRLFWR
- a CDS encoding MATE family efflux transporter — its product is MQKYLIEIKKLFNITIPIILTQIAYTLISIINMIMSSSFNKIDITVLSIGISIWLPIILFGNGIFLSLIPIITKLYISKNNKKIINYIKQSYLLVIILSFIMMFALYQIKFLISLLFYNKIFVLKIKKFLNIIIWSIPGYLLLQILRCICISLSLTIPDMIISWIGVILYIPINYILIHGFNYIPSLGVLGCSYAIVLIYWILFIITIIWMSKSVYFKKINFFNFSKNIDFKILKKILKIGIPIGLSVFFEIMLFSIISLLISYFMKIDDIISHQIAINFSSLIFIFPLSLSIATTLLIGVYLSLGHTNKAKIVSWISQITGIIISILITLISIFFRKKIATLYNPNKNIVNLSSHLILLASFYQFLDSIQIIGSGILKGYKDNKYIFFITFISYWIISLPIGYILSITSLITSHPMGPSGFWIGFNIGLVFSTLFILLRIIKIQKN
- the hslV gene encoding ATP-dependent protease subunit HslV, with product MTTIVSVRKNEDVVIGGDGQATLGHIIMKGNVKKIRKLYHNTVIAGFAGGTADAFTLFELFEQKLEVYQGNLTKSAVELAKDWRTDRILRKLEALLVIADKVTSLIITGSGDVIQPENNIVTIGSGGPYAQASARALFENTNLNAYEIVKKSLKIAGDICIYTNHNFTIEKLSCK
- the rnt gene encoding ribonuclease T — translated: MNNLSKLDLLSSRFRGFYPVVIDIETSGLDSKSNAILEISLITLKMYNGWLETNETLHFHILPFKGSNISPEALAFNGININTSLRGAITEKKALKIIFKKISQDIKINKCKKAVMVAHNAIFDHSFIMEAVKRTRLENDNPFHSFVVFDTTSMCGLILGQTVLAKSCHAIGISFDNNQAHSALYDTNRTAKLFCKLVNKWKKKGGWPPSSLY
- the minE gene encoding cell division topological specificity factor MinE; protein product: MNFINFFLSKKKKTANIAKKRLQIIISEESKKGYVYPYYIVQLKQEILKVISKYVEINPNMINIELDDKKKNISKLELNITLPKTKNSFKKKNNK
- the tsaB gene encoding tRNA (adenosine(37)-N6)-threonylcarbamoyltransferase complex dimerization subunit type 1 TsaB codes for the protein MYKNILTIDTSTKYCFVILQNNGIIYKKIQFCPCLHMKYVLFLVNSILNETNILLSEINLLGYNLGPGNFTSVRIGIAVIESISYALNIPKIGLSHLMILAEKSWKIKKIKRIITIIKCNKEFVYFSLYRRTKKGLWIGKNNECLLNYNNIINKISLLKGKWGLISDINNFIKNNIKLTLNKNLKISFIKNKILFSEEIINIINNILLNKKKIKKNYVINYIKNTF
- the grxD gene encoding Grx4 family monothiol glutaredoxin, yielding MKIFNKIKKQINNNPIILYMKGNPIYPQCGFSDKAVKIISFYKIKFTYVDVLKYPDIRKHLPKYANWPTFPQLWVNKELIGGYDILYMLHNNNKLKNILNFKKK